A stretch of the Glycine soja cultivar W05 chromosome 13, ASM419377v2, whole genome shotgun sequence genome encodes the following:
- the LOC114381547 gene encoding uncharacterized protein LOC114381547, which produces MIVAEYAAKFEELVRYFPYYQGRDGESSKCVKFLNGLRLEVKQAVNYQGVRQFPLLVNICRISDEDSRDRATYYRSTGPIRDKKNGPQHRGKPYSNPPKQYGNRHDNQTTVARGIAGGSGSKPNTFPTQITCYRCKKPGHISSNFPDKEIPTSGSVLTSDVCLDCLVEISGRTFLIDLICLPLSQIEVILGMDWLSSNHVLLNYFDKTVAFDDSRGSKDMMFISANQVKTSLKEDAQVYLILSSLKTKTMISMCDLPVVREFPEVFPEDISGLPPERDKVFHRPSTWCWAHIHSPL; this is translated from the exons ATGATTGTGGCTGAATATGCAGCCAAGTTTGAGGAGTTGGTAAGGTACTTTCCCTATTATCAAGGGAGAGATGGTGAAAGCTCCAAGTGTGTAAAGTTTCTGAATGGCTTACGACTTGAAGTGAAACAAGCTGTGAATTACCAAGGTGTTCGTCAGTTCCCACTTTTGGTTAATATATGTCGGATTTCGGATGAAGACTCCCGAGACAGGGCAACCTATTATAGGAGTACAGGTCCAATAAGGGACAAAAAGAATGGGCCTCAACATCGGGGAAAACCATACTCGAACCCTCCTAAGCAATATGGTAACCGTCATGACAATCAGACGACTGTTGCTAGGGGAATTGCAGGTGGTAGTGGTAGCAAACCCAATACTTTCCCCACTCAAATCACTTGCTACAGATGTAAGAAGCCAGGGCATATCTCCTCAAATTTCCCTGATAAAG AAATCCCAACTAGTGGTTCTGTGTTAACCTCTGATGTGTGTTTGGACTGTCTTGTGGAAATTTCTGGTAGAACattcttgattgatttgatttgtttgcctttgagccaGATTGAAGTTATTCTTggtatggactggttatcttccaaccatgtcttgttAAACTATTTTGATAAAACTGTGGCGTTTGATGATTCTAGAGGGAGTAAGGATATGATGTTTatctctgccaaccaagttaagacatctttaaaagaagatgcTCAAGTGTACTTGATCTTGTCTAGcctgaaaacaaaaacaatgatTTCCATGTGTGACCTCCCTGTTGTCAGAGAGTTTCCTGAAGTGTTTCCTGAGGATATATCTGGTCTGCCGCCTGAGAGAGATAAAGTTTTCCATAGACCTAGTACCTGGTGCTGGGCCCATATCCATAGCCccttatag